A single region of the Saprospiraceae bacterium genome encodes:
- a CDS encoding methyltransferase, translated as MIKHIDFPNAKLIVELGAGDGVITRFILDEMHPDAKLLVFEVNERFCDELREIDDDRLIIAQDSAENIGSHIKRLGFDKVDAIISAIPFVALPKELGYSIVKECHLCMKKGGRYIQVHYSLVTKKLYETIFGNVDISWIPLNVPPAFVLVSEKM; from the coding sequence ATGATCAAACATATTGATTTTCCCAATGCTAAATTAATTGTTGAATTAGGGGCTGGTGATGGCGTTATCACCCGGTTTATTTTGGATGAAATGCACCCTGATGCGAAATTGTTAGTCTTTGAAGTCAATGAACGATTTTGTGATGAATTAAGAGAAATTGATGATGATCGGTTGATCATAGCCCAAGATTCTGCCGAAAATATTGGCTCACATATTAAACGTTTGGGCTTCGACAAAGTAGATGCCATTATCTCTGCCATTCCCTTTGTAGCGCTTCCTAAGGAATTGGGTTACAGCATCGTAAAAGAATGCCACCTTTGTATGAAAAAAGGCGGTCGCTATATCCAGGTGCATTACTCCCTAGTCACCAAAAAGTTATACGAAACCATTTTTGGAAATGTAGATATTAGTTGGATACCACTAAATGTCCCACCAGCTTTTGTATTGGTGAGTGAAAAAATGTAG